The following coding sequences lie in one Changpingibacter yushuensis genomic window:
- a CDS encoding demethylmenaquinone methyltransferase, with amino-acid sequence MSSRASLSKKPAEVATMFDEVAAKYDLTNDVTTLGQVRVWREAVAVAIGARPGLKVLDLAAGTGTSSAAYAARGAEVVACDFSEGMIAEGKKRFPELNFVQGDAMDLPFEDATFDVATISYGLRNVNDPDLALREMLRVTKPGGRLVVAEFSRPTWKPFGKLYSFYLDVAMPAFSRVFSSDDAAYGYLTESIRAWPAQEELAVRIQEAGWRGVEYRNLDLGIVAIHRATRPE; translated from the coding sequence ATGAGTTCTCGTGCATCACTCTCCAAGAAGCCAGCTGAAGTCGCCACCATGTTTGACGAGGTCGCTGCCAAGTATGACCTCACCAATGACGTCACAACTCTCGGCCAGGTCCGGGTGTGGCGTGAAGCGGTGGCTGTTGCGATCGGCGCGCGGCCCGGCTTGAAGGTTCTTGACCTAGCTGCTGGCACCGGAACGTCTTCCGCCGCGTATGCGGCTCGCGGCGCCGAAGTGGTTGCCTGCGACTTCTCCGAGGGAATGATCGCGGAGGGCAAGAAGCGCTTCCCGGAACTCAACTTTGTTCAGGGAGATGCGATGGATCTCCCGTTTGAAGATGCGACCTTCGACGTTGCCACCATCTCCTACGGTTTGCGCAACGTCAACGATCCAGACTTGGCTCTTCGCGAGATGCTGCGCGTCACGAAACCCGGCGGGCGCCTCGTCGTCGCCGAATTCTCGCGTCCCACATGGAAGCCGTTTGGGAAGCTGTACAGCTTCTACTTGGATGTTGCGATGCCTGCATTCAGCCGTGTTTTTTCGTCCGACGACGCCGCCTACGGTTACCTCACTGAATCCATCCGTGCGTGGCCTGCACAGGAGGAACTTGCCGTCCGCATTCAGGAGGCGGGCTGGCGCGGTGTGGAGTACCGGAATCTTGACCTCGGAATTGTAGCTATTCATCGGGCGACTCGTCCCGAGTAG
- the nuoE gene encoding NADH-quinone oxidoreductase subunit NuoE produces the protein MAEKFAPEVEERLRADAAQIITRYPNSRSAIMPILHLVQSEEAFVSPRGIGLVADILGLTRAEVSAVATFYSQYRRHPNGEYNVGVCTNALCAVMGGDVIWETLTEHLGVGSDETTADGKVTLEAVECNAGCDYAPVVMVNWEFFDNQTPESATALVDDLRAGKDVHPTRGAQKVHTFKETERVLAGFEDGHVDEGPSAGTASLAGITLARANEWTAPVAKGGQSK, from the coding sequence ATGGCAGAGAAGTTTGCTCCTGAAGTCGAAGAAAGGCTTCGCGCGGATGCTGCGCAAATCATTACGCGTTATCCGAATTCTCGATCGGCAATCATGCCAATCTTGCACTTGGTTCAGTCTGAAGAGGCGTTCGTCTCTCCGCGCGGAATCGGGCTGGTGGCGGATATCTTGGGCTTGACCCGCGCTGAGGTATCGGCTGTTGCGACCTTCTATTCGCAGTATCGCCGCCATCCAAATGGTGAGTACAACGTGGGTGTGTGCACGAACGCTCTGTGCGCAGTTATGGGCGGTGACGTCATTTGGGAAACCTTGACCGAACACCTCGGAGTCGGCTCTGACGAAACCACCGCGGATGGCAAGGTCACCCTCGAAGCTGTTGAGTGTAATGCGGGTTGTGATTACGCGCCTGTGGTCATGGTGAACTGGGAGTTCTTTGACAACCAGACACCTGAGAGTGCCACGGCGTTGGTTGATGACCTGCGCGCCGGCAAGGATGTCCATCCCACGCGCGGTGCTCAGAAGGTGCACACCTTCAAGGAAACTGAGCGAGTTCTTGCTGGATTCGAAGACGGCCACGTTGATGAGGGCCCTAGCGCAGGAACCGCATCTCTGGCGGGTATCACGTTGGCCCGAGCTAACGAATGGACCGCTCCAGTGGCAAAGGGAGGGCAGTCTAAGTGA
- a CDS encoding NADH-quinone oxidoreductase subunit C, giving the protein MSENTEGALTPNTEGGLRSPEFLRHVQGMWGVRGSGDTTGFSGLEVTEVMARPANRPYGGWFDDVVDVLNELIEADGLAVDSVIEKVVVENGQLVIFIAREHLVRVAKYLRDDQDLRFEMCLGVSAVNYPNHKGRELHGYFPFFSITHNRMIALEVTCPDSDPHIPSIVGVYPADDWPEREAWDLMGIVFDEHPGLTRTAMPDDWVGHPQRKDYPLGGIPVEYKGAIIPPPDTRREYN; this is encoded by the coding sequence GTGAGTGAGAACACCGAGGGCGCGTTGACGCCCAACACAGAAGGAGGCCTTCGCTCACCCGAATTCCTCCGCCACGTTCAAGGAATGTGGGGTGTGCGCGGATCGGGAGACACCACCGGTTTTTCCGGTCTGGAAGTCACGGAAGTCATGGCGCGTCCCGCAAACCGTCCATACGGAGGTTGGTTCGACGACGTCGTCGACGTTCTGAACGAACTCATCGAAGCCGATGGCCTTGCAGTTGATTCTGTGATCGAAAAAGTGGTTGTGGAGAACGGCCAGCTAGTCATCTTCATCGCTCGGGAACATCTGGTCCGCGTGGCAAAGTACTTGCGCGATGATCAGGACCTTCGATTCGAAATGTGCTTGGGCGTATCAGCTGTGAACTACCCCAACCACAAGGGACGCGAACTGCACGGGTACTTCCCGTTCTTCTCCATCACCCACAACCGAATGATCGCACTCGAGGTTACGTGCCCCGATTCGGATCCACACATCCCATCGATCGTTGGGGTTTATCCGGCTGACGATTGGCCGGAGCGTGAGGCGTGGGACCTCATGGGCATTGTGTTTGATGAGCATCCGGGTCTCACGCGCACAGCGATGCCAGACGATTGGGTAGGTCATCCACAGCGCAAGGACTACCCACTGGGTGGCATTCCGGTTGAATACAAGGGCGCCATCATTCCGCCGCCGGATACTCGGAGGGAGTACAACTGA
- a CDS encoding NADH-quinone oxidoreductase subunit A, with translation MNAYVPLLIMIVAAFFVAIAGLVLSAILSPNRYNRVKLQNYECGVEATPNAGGAGRFPVKYYLTAMTFIIFDIEVVFLYPWAVTFKSLGIAGLIAMLVFIFLITVPFVYEWRRGGLEWD, from the coding sequence ATGAATGCATATGTTCCATTGCTGATCATGATCGTCGCCGCATTCTTTGTGGCGATCGCGGGTTTGGTGCTGAGTGCGATTCTGAGCCCGAATCGGTACAACCGGGTCAAGCTTCAGAACTACGAATGCGGCGTTGAGGCCACTCCAAATGCTGGCGGCGCTGGCCGCTTTCCGGTCAAGTATTACTTGACCGCCATGACCTTCATTATTTTCGATATCGAGGTGGTGTTCCTGTACCCCTGGGCGGTTACTTTCAAATCGCTGGGCATTGCAGGTCTGATCGCCATGCTCGTCTTCATTTTCCTCATCACGGTTCCATTCGTATATGAATGGCGTCGCGGTGGGCTCGAGTGGGACTGA
- a CDS encoding NADH-quinone oxidoreductase subunit G produces MSTTETDELVNLKIDGKDVAVPKGTMIIRAAEQVGVRIPRFCDHPLLKPAGACRQCLVEVARPGRDGNLATMPKPVASCAEAVSPGMEVYTQHTSEVSKKAQHGIMEFLLINHPMDCPVCDKGGECPLQNQAMTEGRATSRFIDVKRTFPKPIQISSQILLDRDRCILCQRCTRFQSQITGDRFIQLQGRGGGTPGYAVHSLNGSQVGNFDAQVLNFSDDEGATPEYVPAQYVGPYGQSGLAEGFSAGPIEASEEDASGRPFASYFSGNIIQICPVGALTSASYRFRARPFDLVSVAGVAEHDASGSAIRIDHRRGEIVRRLSGEDAEVNEEWITDKDRFAFRWQNGSDRLTTPLVRDESGALVPTSWPDALDVAARGLSAAGKNVGVLTGGRLAMEDAYAYSKFARTVLGTNDIDFRTRASSEEEDSFLASVVAGTGVGVTYQALEHAGHVLAVGFEAEEECGTVFLRLRKGFLAGTVTVSVVGPYATGGTAKMGARLIPAAPGSEAVVLNNLAAGDPTYDSLAEAGVILVGERAASVPGALSAALDLAHRTGAQLAWIPRRAGDRGALEVGAIGTLLPGGRPVEDSAARIDAAAVWGVASLPSTPGRRAPEILEAAASGELGALVLGGVDVADLPDGARTSIESTGFVVQLEVRASATSQLADVVLPVAPPSEKGGSFVNWEGRIRPFGQVLTSVQLPDRTVLNDLGREMGVDMGLARLGDVVNEISEFHTWDGVRAAQPQYPAQQVEVPEVGEAILASWNLMLGAGTLQDFEPHLAGTARKPVAVLSANTAAAAGVANGSLINVSGPAGTLKLEAAVTSMPDGVVWVPQNSVGCQITTLGVHAGQKVALAAANAEVTK; encoded by the coding sequence ATGAGTACAACCGAAACGGACGAGCTCGTTAACCTCAAGATCGATGGCAAGGATGTGGCAGTTCCCAAGGGAACGATGATCATCCGCGCTGCTGAACAAGTTGGCGTGCGCATTCCTCGCTTCTGTGATCACCCCCTGCTCAAGCCGGCCGGCGCTTGCCGCCAGTGCTTGGTAGAGGTGGCCCGTCCGGGCCGCGACGGCAACCTTGCGACGATGCCGAAGCCTGTGGCTTCGTGTGCAGAGGCTGTTTCTCCTGGCATGGAGGTCTACACGCAGCACACTTCCGAGGTTTCGAAGAAGGCTCAGCACGGAATCATGGAATTCCTGCTGATCAACCATCCGATGGACTGCCCGGTGTGCGATAAGGGCGGCGAATGCCCCTTGCAGAATCAGGCGATGACGGAAGGGCGCGCTACATCACGGTTCATCGACGTAAAGCGTACGTTCCCGAAGCCAATTCAGATTTCATCACAGATCCTTCTGGATCGCGACCGCTGCATCTTGTGCCAGCGTTGCACGCGTTTCCAGTCGCAGATCACCGGTGATCGCTTCATTCAGTTGCAGGGACGTGGCGGCGGCACCCCAGGTTACGCCGTCCATAGCCTGAACGGTTCGCAGGTCGGCAACTTCGATGCTCAGGTTCTGAACTTTTCCGACGACGAGGGCGCCACGCCTGAGTACGTTCCGGCTCAGTACGTTGGCCCATATGGCCAGAGCGGCCTAGCAGAGGGATTCTCCGCTGGTCCCATTGAAGCCTCCGAAGAGGATGCATCAGGGCGCCCCTTCGCTTCCTACTTCTCTGGCAACATTATTCAGATTTGCCCAGTTGGTGCGCTGACGAGTGCTTCGTACCGCTTCCGGGCCCGCCCATTTGATCTTGTTTCTGTTGCCGGTGTGGCCGAGCACGACGCCTCAGGTTCAGCTATTCGCATCGATCATCGCCGTGGCGAAATCGTTCGCAGGCTTTCCGGCGAGGATGCAGAGGTCAATGAAGAGTGGATCACCGACAAGGATCGATTCGCCTTCCGCTGGCAGAATGGCTCAGATCGGCTGACCACACCATTGGTCCGGGACGAATCAGGTGCGCTGGTACCGACCTCGTGGCCCGATGCACTCGATGTTGCCGCTCGTGGGCTTTCTGCTGCAGGTAAGAACGTTGGCGTCTTGACCGGTGGCCGCTTGGCAATGGAAGACGCATACGCCTATTCGAAGTTTGCTCGCACAGTTCTTGGTACGAACGACATCGATTTCCGCACTCGCGCAAGCTCTGAGGAGGAAGATTCCTTCCTGGCTTCAGTGGTTGCTGGCACGGGCGTGGGTGTAACCTACCAAGCGCTTGAGCATGCGGGGCACGTTCTCGCGGTCGGCTTTGAAGCCGAAGAAGAGTGCGGGACTGTCTTCTTGCGCCTACGCAAGGGCTTCTTGGCCGGAACGGTCACGGTTTCCGTCGTCGGCCCATACGCAACTGGCGGAACGGCAAAGATGGGCGCACGGCTCATCCCGGCAGCTCCGGGTAGCGAAGCAGTAGTGCTGAACAACCTTGCAGCAGGCGACCCAACCTACGATTCGCTCGCAGAAGCTGGCGTGATTCTGGTGGGTGAACGTGCCGCGTCGGTTCCAGGAGCGCTCAGTGCTGCTCTTGATCTCGCTCATCGTACTGGCGCTCAACTTGCGTGGATTCCACGGCGTGCGGGTGATCGCGGCGCATTGGAAGTTGGCGCTATTGGCACCTTGCTTCCCGGGGGCCGTCCAGTCGAGGATTCAGCAGCACGTATTGACGCTGCCGCTGTATGGGGAGTTGCTTCTCTACCAAGCACACCTGGGCGTCGCGCTCCGGAGATCCTCGAGGCTGCGGCTTCGGGCGAACTCGGCGCGTTGGTCTTGGGTGGCGTTGATGTGGCCGATCTTCCTGACGGTGCGCGCACGTCTATTGAGAGCACTGGATTCGTTGTACAACTTGAGGTTCGGGCATCTGCCACCTCGCAGTTGGCTGACGTGGTCCTCCCGGTGGCTCCGCCGAGCGAAAAGGGCGGATCGTTCGTCAATTGGGAAGGCCGCATCCGACCATTTGGTCAGGTACTGACTTCAGTTCAGCTTCCTGATCGCACAGTCCTCAACGATCTGGGCCGTGAAATGGGCGTGGATATGGGGTTGGCTCGGTTGGGCGACGTCGTCAACGAGATTTCTGAGTTCCATACATGGGACGGGGTGCGAGCAGCGCAACCGCAGTATCCGGCGCAACAGGTTGAAGTGCCCGAGGTCGGGGAAGCCATCTTGGCAAGCTGGAATCTCATGCTTGGTGCAGGCACTCTGCAAGACTTCGAACCTCACCTGGCGGGCACTGCTCGGAAGCCTGTGGCTGTCCTTTCGGCCAACACAGCTGCCGCGGCCGGAGTTGCCAACGGTTCTCTCATCAACGTTTCTGGCCCAGCCGGAACATTGAAGCTTGAAGCTGCGGTCACCTCAATGCCTGACGGTGTTGTGTGGGTGCCTCAGAACTCTGTGGGATGTCAGATCACAACGCTCGGCGTTCATGCCGGGCAGAAGGTTGCACTGGCTGCAGCCAATGCGGAGGTGACAAAGTGA
- a CDS encoding NADH-quinone oxidoreductase subunit D gives MTTAEHFHATNGATEADMEGLPSFTAMGGDWSDLASEAEKLAEERIVVNIGPVHPSTHGVYRLLFELDGEYVREVRGATGFLHTGIEKNMEFRTWTQGVAFVTRMDYVAPFFQEVGYCLAIEKALGITDQIPARASEIRVLLMELNRIASHLVAVGSALNELGATTMMTLAFKGREDILRIFERITGLRMNNEFVRPGGVAEDLTPGTTDYIRELLPNVRQAIIDMIDVVGENPIFKARFTDVGVLSMTSLMALGQTGPGLKAAGLPWDLRKTQPYCGYENYTFDVPVRDKSDALNRTMVRFEECFQSLRIVYQVLDRLDVSEGQPVMVADKRIAWPASLSISTDGQGTSAEHVQEIMTESMESLIHHFKLVTEGFRVPAGQAYQLVEHAKGVLGVHVVSDGGTRPYRVHVSDPGFRNLQGLSMMAEGGLLADAIVCLASIDPVMGGVDR, from the coding sequence ATGACTACTGCAGAGCACTTCCACGCCACAAACGGCGCGACTGAAGCAGACATGGAAGGCCTACCTTCGTTCACTGCTATGGGTGGCGACTGGTCCGATTTGGCATCCGAAGCTGAGAAGCTTGCCGAAGAACGCATTGTGGTCAACATTGGCCCGGTCCACCCGTCAACGCACGGCGTGTACCGCTTGCTCTTCGAACTCGACGGCGAATACGTCCGTGAAGTTCGGGGCGCCACAGGTTTCCTTCACACCGGTATCGAAAAGAACATGGAGTTCCGCACCTGGACTCAGGGCGTGGCTTTCGTGACTCGTATGGATTACGTGGCTCCGTTCTTCCAAGAAGTCGGATACTGCCTCGCGATTGAAAAGGCACTGGGCATCACGGATCAGATTCCGGCCCGAGCCAGCGAGATCCGTGTGCTCCTCATGGAGCTCAACCGGATCGCATCACACCTGGTAGCCGTTGGCTCTGCGCTCAACGAACTTGGTGCCACCACCATGATGACCTTGGCGTTCAAGGGCCGCGAGGATATTCTGCGTATCTTCGAGCGCATTACTGGCCTGCGCATGAACAACGAATTCGTGCGCCCGGGCGGCGTGGCCGAGGATCTGACCCCAGGAACCACTGACTATATTCGCGAACTCCTTCCAAATGTTCGTCAGGCGATCATCGACATGATTGATGTGGTGGGCGAAAATCCGATCTTCAAGGCTCGTTTTACTGACGTCGGCGTGCTGTCAATGACCTCTTTGATGGCTTTGGGCCAGACAGGGCCGGGTCTCAAGGCCGCAGGTCTGCCATGGGATTTGCGCAAGACCCAGCCGTACTGTGGATATGAGAACTACACGTTTGATGTTCCCGTGCGGGACAAGTCAGACGCCCTCAACCGCACAATGGTTCGCTTCGAAGAGTGCTTCCAGTCTCTACGTATCGTGTATCAGGTGCTCGATCGTTTGGATGTTTCCGAGGGTCAGCCGGTCATGGTTGCTGACAAGCGCATCGCATGGCCAGCAAGCCTTTCGATCTCTACGGATGGGCAGGGCACCAGCGCTGAACACGTGCAGGAGATCATGACGGAATCGATGGAGTCTCTGATTCATCACTTCAAGCTAGTGACAGAAGGCTTCCGTGTTCCGGCCGGTCAGGCGTACCAACTGGTCGAGCATGCCAAGGGTGTGCTTGGAGTCCACGTGGTTTCAGATGGAGGAACGCGGCCCTATCGTGTTCACGTCTCTGACCCAGGCTTCCGAAATCTTCAAGGTCTTTCAATGATGGCAGAAGGTGGCCTGCTCGCAGATGCCATCGTCTGCTTGGCATCTATCGATCCAGTCATGGGAGGTGTGGACCGCTGA
- the nuoF gene encoding NADH-quinone oxidoreductase subunit NuoF: MWDKEKSWTLETYRAHGGYEGLAKAWTFGEGELTQLVKDSGLVGRGGAGFPTGLKWSFLPAPDGGPRYLVVNADESEPGTCKDIPALMANPHALIEGMAICLLAVGGHHGFVYLRGEVVHVYRRLLAAAREAREAGLIGKGVGPNGDQDIEITVHAGAGAYICGEETALLDSLEGWRGQPRLKPPFPAAEGLYARPTVINNVETISSVPGIVRNGADWFGAMGTQSAKGHVIYSMSGHVKHPGQYEAPIGITGDQLLKLAGGIRTGHELKFWAVGGSSAPLFTPAHLEVPLDYSGVRDAGSMLATRALMMFDDTVSVVRVISRWTDFYQHESCGKCTPCREGTFWMRQIMHRLEAGKGKPGDVDLLYEIANNIQGRSFCALGDAAATPIKSGIELFREEFEAGYTTPARELFPYEKTTVFGEVGVR; this comes from the coding sequence ATGTGGGACAAAGAGAAGTCCTGGACGCTTGAAACGTATCGCGCACATGGCGGGTACGAAGGTCTGGCCAAGGCGTGGACCTTTGGAGAAGGCGAGCTCACTCAGCTTGTCAAGGATTCCGGTTTGGTGGGGCGCGGCGGAGCTGGCTTCCCAACTGGTCTCAAGTGGTCATTCCTCCCTGCACCGGATGGTGGACCGCGCTACCTCGTAGTAAACGCCGATGAGTCCGAACCGGGTACCTGCAAGGACATCCCGGCGCTCATGGCCAACCCGCATGCGCTCATCGAGGGCATGGCAATCTGCTTGCTGGCCGTTGGCGGGCACCACGGTTTCGTTTACCTACGTGGTGAAGTTGTCCATGTATATCGCCGCTTGCTGGCCGCGGCCCGTGAGGCCCGCGAAGCAGGACTCATCGGAAAGGGCGTTGGCCCGAACGGTGATCAGGATATCGAGATCACCGTTCATGCTGGCGCTGGCGCATACATCTGCGGTGAAGAAACCGCGCTTCTTGACTCTCTCGAAGGTTGGCGAGGTCAGCCACGCTTGAAGCCGCCGTTCCCCGCGGCAGAGGGCTTGTACGCACGGCCAACCGTTATCAACAATGTTGAGACCATTTCTTCTGTGCCCGGCATTGTTCGCAATGGTGCTGATTGGTTCGGTGCCATGGGAACCCAATCAGCAAAGGGTCACGTCATCTACTCGATGTCAGGTCACGTGAAGCACCCGGGTCAGTACGAAGCTCCAATCGGAATCACGGGTGACCAGTTACTCAAGCTCGCTGGTGGAATTCGCACCGGTCACGAACTGAAGTTCTGGGCTGTGGGCGGCTCATCCGCACCGCTGTTCACGCCGGCTCACCTTGAAGTTCCGCTGGATTACAGTGGCGTCCGTGATGCAGGATCAATGCTCGCAACACGCGCACTCATGATGTTCGACGATACGGTTTCGGTTGTTCGGGTTATTTCCCGGTGGACCGATTTCTATCAGCACGAATCATGTGGCAAGTGCACACCGTGCCGTGAGGGTACTTTCTGGATGCGTCAGATCATGCATCGCCTTGAGGCAGGCAAAGGCAAGCCAGGCGACGTGGATCTACTGTACGAAATCGCTAACAACATCCAAGGGCGCTCATTCTGCGCTCTCGGAGACGCCGCCGCGACTCCGATCAAGTCCGGCATCGAACTGTTCCGTGAAGAGTTCGAAGCTGGCTACACGACTCCGGCTCGCGAGTTGTTCCCCTACGAAAAGACGACTGTATTTGGTGAGGTGGGTGTTCGATGA
- a CDS encoding geranylgeranyl reductase family protein, translating to MGGRVAQTADVIVVGGGPAGASTAHYLAQAGVDVLVLEKAEYPRDKICGDGLTPRAVAEVVRMGISTQGWATNHGLRTYGGGHCIEVPWPELASMPSYGLACPRTQLDEVLIQRAVASGARLEQGITVASAIRDERTGRVVGVLAHPTSDKSTELEYSARFVVDAGGVSARLATSIGREKDMKRPMGVAYRTYFRSPRANDTMMESHLELWEGEPGKSDLMPGYGWIFDVGGGIVNVGLGSLSSTAKPTGLDYRKMFKTWMNNVPAEWEFTPENQVGALRGAALPMAFNRKPHYKDGLLLVGDAGGMVSPFNGEGIAYALQSGRFAADAMGQALARPTVTSQEAALKQYPKALSSELGGYYSMGRIFAALIERPEIMHLCVKYGLPRPTLMRLVMKLLSDCYDRTDGDWMDRLIAAVARAVPKA from the coding sequence ATGGGAGGCCGCGTGGCGCAAACCGCAGACGTAATTGTTGTGGGTGGCGGACCCGCAGGTGCCTCCACTGCACACTATTTGGCTCAAGCCGGAGTTGACGTCCTTGTCCTTGAGAAGGCCGAATATCCTCGCGACAAGATTTGCGGCGACGGACTGACCCCGCGCGCAGTCGCTGAGGTCGTCAGGATGGGGATCAGTACGCAAGGTTGGGCCACAAACCACGGACTTCGAACCTACGGCGGTGGCCACTGCATCGAAGTCCCATGGCCCGAACTTGCATCTATGCCCAGCTACGGGCTGGCTTGCCCACGCACTCAGTTAGACGAAGTGTTGATACAGCGCGCTGTTGCGTCAGGCGCCCGCCTCGAACAGGGCATCACCGTTGCATCTGCCATTCGTGACGAACGGACAGGGCGCGTGGTGGGAGTTCTGGCTCATCCCACATCGGACAAGTCCACGGAACTCGAGTACTCGGCTCGTTTCGTGGTAGATGCTGGTGGCGTTTCAGCACGTTTAGCCACGTCAATCGGCAGGGAAAAGGACATGAAGCGGCCAATGGGGGTCGCTTACCGTACCTACTTCCGCTCTCCACGCGCGAATGACACGATGATGGAGTCCCACCTTGAACTGTGGGAAGGCGAACCAGGCAAGTCCGATCTCATGCCCGGTTACGGATGGATCTTCGACGTCGGCGGCGGGATCGTCAATGTTGGGCTGGGTTCGCTCTCATCAACGGCCAAACCCACAGGTCTGGACTATAGGAAGATGTTCAAGACTTGGATGAACAATGTTCCAGCCGAATGGGAGTTCACTCCCGAAAACCAAGTGGGCGCACTTCGCGGCGCAGCACTTCCGATGGCTTTCAACCGCAAACCACACTACAAGGATGGACTCCTTCTTGTTGGAGATGCGGGAGGCATGGTTTCCCCGTTCAACGGTGAGGGCATTGCGTACGCACTGCAATCCGGGCGTTTTGCTGCCGACGCTATGGGTCAGGCCTTGGCTCGCCCAACGGTTACCTCGCAAGAGGCTGCGTTGAAGCAATACCCGAAGGCCCTTAGCTCTGAGCTGGGCGGCTACTACTCGATGGGCAGGATCTTCGCGGCTCTCATCGAAAGGCCCGAAATCATGCACTTGTGTGTGAAGTACGGTCTGCCACGTCCAACACTCATGCGGCTCGTCATGAAGCTTTTATCTGATTGTTATGACCGCACGGATGGCGATTGGATGGACCGCCTGATCGCGGCTGTAGCCAGGGCGGTGCCCAAAGCATGA
- a CDS encoding NADH-quinone oxidoreductase subunit B — protein sequence MAHETDGSSGILMTTIEDVANWSMTRSEWPVTMGLACCAIEMMAFGTPRFDSSRFGMEVFRASPRQSDLMLISGRVSQKMAPVVRDIYDQMADPKWVISMGVCASSGGMFNNYAVVQGADHIVPVDIYLPGCPPRPEMLINAVLELRKQVQSTYKITKKRRAAVARAAEAAALEATPILEMKGLLA from the coding sequence ATGGCACACGAAACGGATGGTTCGTCAGGAATCCTGATGACGACGATCGAAGACGTCGCCAATTGGTCAATGACGCGTTCGGAATGGCCTGTGACGATGGGTCTGGCATGCTGCGCTATCGAAATGATGGCCTTTGGAACGCCGCGCTTTGATTCTTCGCGCTTTGGTATGGAGGTCTTCCGCGCCTCGCCGCGCCAATCTGACCTCATGCTCATTTCTGGCCGCGTTAGCCAGAAGATGGCTCCAGTGGTTCGCGACATCTACGACCAGATGGCCGACCCCAAGTGGGTCATTTCGATGGGTGTGTGTGCATCATCAGGCGGTATGTTCAACAACTACGCCGTGGTGCAGGGTGCCGATCACATCGTGCCCGTAGACATCTATCTGCCTGGTTGCCCGCCGCGCCCGGAGATGCTCATCAACGCAGTTCTCGAACTGCGCAAGCAGGTCCAAAGCACGTACAAGATCACCAAGAAGCGCCGTGCTGCAGTTGCGCGCGCCGCCGAAGCCGCTGCCTTGGAAGCTACACCGATTCTCGAAATGAAGGGGTTGCTTGCGTGA
- a CDS encoding 1,4-dihydroxy-2-naphthoyl-CoA synthase: MTSPTSNLPQKVSDLFDPQRWREIPGFDFTDITYHRAVKRTTDSQGTETLTDLPVVRIAFDRPEVRNAFRPETVDELYRALDHARLTGSVGSVILTGNGPSPKDGGWAFCSGGDQRVRGKVGYQYSKDGHVDPARAGRLHILEVQRLIRSMPKIVIAAIPGWATGGGHSLEVVCDLAVASREHARFKQVDANVGSFDAGYGSQLLARQVGDRRAREIFMLAREYSAEQAEAWGAINEAVAHDELEEKALEYALTIATKSPQAIRMLKFSFNALDDGIGGMQAFAGEATRLAYMTDEAREGRDSFLEHRSPDWSAFPYYA, from the coding sequence ATGACGAGCCCAACTTCCAACCTCCCACAAAAGGTCTCTGATCTGTTCGATCCGCAGCGCTGGCGCGAGATCCCTGGATTCGACTTTACGGACATCACCTATCACCGCGCCGTCAAGCGCACCACGGATTCACAAGGCACAGAAACCTTGACGGATCTACCCGTTGTGCGCATCGCCTTCGATCGGCCGGAAGTGCGCAACGCCTTCCGCCCCGAAACAGTTGATGAGCTGTACCGCGCGTTGGACCATGCCCGGCTGACGGGCAGCGTAGGAAGTGTGATCCTGACCGGAAACGGGCCGTCACCCAAGGACGGTGGATGGGCTTTCTGTTCGGGCGGCGACCAGCGAGTTCGTGGAAAAGTCGGCTACCAATACTCCAAAGATGGGCATGTGGATCCGGCGCGGGCCGGGCGGCTCCACATTCTCGAAGTTCAGCGGCTCATTCGCTCAATGCCAAAGATCGTAATCGCTGCGATTCCAGGGTGGGCTACCGGCGGTGGCCATTCACTCGAAGTAGTGTGCGATCTGGCAGTGGCCTCGCGGGAACACGCTCGGTTCAAGCAGGTTGACGCCAATGTTGGCTCTTTCGACGCTGGCTACGGTTCGCAGCTTTTGGCGCGCCAAGTGGGAGACCGCCGAGCCCGTGAGATCTTCATGCTCGCCCGGGAGTATTCAGCAGAACAGGCGGAAGCGTGGGGTGCGATCAACGAGGCCGTCGCCCACGACGAGTTGGAGGAGAAGGCGCTGGAATACGCGCTGACCATTGCTACCAAGTCCCCTCAGGCCATACGAATGCTGAAGTTCTCTTTCAATGCGCTAGATGACGGCATTGGCGGAATGCAGGCTTTCGCCGGCGAAGCCACTCGGCTCGCCTACATGACCGATGAGGCTCGCGAGGGCCGCGACTCTTTCCTCGAACACCGCAGTCCCGACTGGTCCGCCTTCCCGTACTACGCCTGA